One Pontibacter deserti genomic region harbors:
- a CDS encoding Y-family DNA polymerase: MTSLFAIVDCNNFYASCERVFNPALEGKPVVVLSNNDGCIIALSNEAKALGIKMGTPYFQARPQLEQDGVAVFSSNYELYGDMSRRVVETLQQFTPNLEVYSIDESFLDLGDFYKVDLQSYARTIKETVKQWTGIPVAVGVATTKTLAKVANRISKKSSKANGVLVLTDERHIEAALKRTEAGDVWGIGRRYANKLATLGIHTAWDLRNVTNAFAKKHLTIVGLRTVKELRGESCMELEHMPPAKQNICTSRSFGETLTELTDLEEALSTHTVRCAMKLRKQKSCAGVMNVFLMTNRFTEQHYYYSRTVKLDSPTSSELELLHHATKALKQMYRPGLQYKKAGVIVSDIVPANQVQLSLLSSHNTERDTKLMHVLDDLREKYGNKFVKYGVQGTGKKWQLKEEHISACYTTDVEKVLRVG; the protein is encoded by the coding sequence ATGACGTCGCTGTTTGCTATAGTGGACTGTAACAACTTTTATGCGAGCTGCGAGCGCGTGTTTAATCCTGCCCTGGAAGGTAAGCCGGTAGTAGTGCTCTCGAACAACGACGGCTGCATTATAGCGCTCAGCAACGAAGCCAAAGCCTTAGGTATAAAAATGGGTACGCCATATTTCCAGGCGCGTCCGCAGCTCGAGCAGGATGGCGTAGCCGTGTTCAGTTCTAACTACGAGCTATATGGCGATATGTCGCGGAGAGTAGTGGAGACGTTGCAGCAGTTTACCCCGAACCTGGAAGTATACTCTATAGATGAAAGCTTCCTGGACCTGGGTGATTTTTATAAAGTAGACCTGCAAAGTTACGCCCGAACCATAAAAGAGACCGTGAAGCAATGGACAGGCATACCCGTTGCCGTGGGCGTGGCCACTACCAAAACTCTGGCAAAAGTAGCAAACCGCATTTCTAAAAAATCTTCAAAGGCAAATGGCGTGCTAGTGCTTACGGATGAGCGGCATATTGAAGCTGCCTTAAAACGAACCGAAGCTGGCGATGTGTGGGGCATTGGCCGGCGCTATGCCAACAAACTGGCTACCTTAGGCATACACACCGCCTGGGACCTACGCAACGTAACCAATGCCTTCGCTAAAAAGCACCTGACTATAGTAGGCCTGCGCACGGTAAAAGAACTGCGTGGCGAATCGTGTATGGAACTGGAGCACATGCCGCCTGCCAAGCAGAACATCTGCACCTCCCGCAGCTTTGGCGAAACATTAACTGAACTCACCGACCTGGAAGAAGCCCTCTCCACCCATACGGTGCGCTGTGCTATGAAACTGCGCAAACAGAAATCATGTGCCGGCGTGATGAACGTGTTTTTGATGACGAACCGCTTTACCGAGCAGCATTACTACTATAGCCGAACTGTAAAACTCGACAGCCCCACCAGCAGCGAACTGGAACTGCTCCACCACGCCACCAAAGCCCTGAAACAAATGTACCGCCCCGGCCTGCAGTATAAAAAAGCAGGCGTTATAGTTTCCGACATAGTGCCGGCCAACCAGGTGCAACTCTCGTTGCTAAGCAGCCACAACACTGAACGCGACACCAAACTAATGCACGTGCTCGACGACCTGCGCGAAAAATATGGCAACAAGTTCGTAAAGTATGGTGTGCAGGGCACCGGCAAAAAATGGCAGCTAAAAGAAGAGCATATCTCGGCGTGCTATACTACGGATGTGGAGAAAGTGCTGCGAGTAGGGTAG